The following proteins come from a genomic window of Malus sylvestris chromosome 4, drMalSylv7.2, whole genome shotgun sequence:
- the LOC126617800 gene encoding uncharacterized protein LOC126617800, translated as MSSKRDPAWEHGDPIDGNKHGTICKYCGRVMKSGGVTRLKYHLSGLDPSKNVQRCDNVPPEVKAFISTLLKNKKQQKEKMTQGMENIRAGLRGEVYGQAVDSDEDDDEDECDDDMGPEERRSLKQALRASKQSAWEREHLHKIPNRGQGSGTSGGAQMRRGGSLRESQPTPPIAPSLYKSSNARQKSVWSYFKGGNVKEGMGRLISKFFIYENVPAAKASSHHFKNMVVGCQQAGVGVQPPTPYEIRNKYLDMEYKDIGEYVNKLRSKWETNGCTIMCDGWTGPTRLSIINFMVYSKGKTIFLKSVDASDHIKNYKYIYKLLRDVIMEVGEHNVVQVVTDNGSAFVKAGKKLMKHHNVFWTSCAAHCIDLMFEAMGKRENVATVVKRARTITNYIYNHGWLLAKMREFCRGEIIRPATTRFATNYIALNSLLKKKAGLKQLFTSDDWANHNFSRSNTGRLVESIVLDHAFWSQTEHVCQVFEPLYKVLRIVDTEVYPTMGAVYELMRVVKDELERKHGARWVVKIIEDRWYKTLYHDLHAAAYYLNPRYQYRPGVGDDGTLIRAVHNVYSKLDPASPAVGQFGNELTWFKDARRTFGEPTSVAARTNMSPTEWWIMYGTDAPTVRKLAIKVLSQTASSSACERNWSTFALIHTKQRNKLAHSSLEKLVYCYYNMKLQIRDKEAEIDHVDRGDPLDVFDIVGEDDDTEGNQLFQWIRPLHLDDDEGNPAPRVAEEARNEGINVERVLEEEVGSSSADSVEELLHPMPSNTGIPPFSNPTQPQHRADTNDSSSTRSGDSPTTGGGNNEGNSGAGGSGAGGSGGGYGNYYGPPHPGYMSPFTGEANFTHATQDDDHGSRRAGPGIGAIGKDYTRRERGKGILSSQEDDSLSRTSDSFGLGSSNYGYTHNQPFPYPSYPIPVGMESSDSWNQSQPQSSNDFSYGQPQPISDPYGWHINNYMQNYFGDLSFDNYSSQYTHSTHRDDEDSDKFEPHRNSMWY; from the exons atgtcaagtaaacgtgatccagcttgggaacatggagacccaatagacggaaacaaacatggcacaatttgcaaatattgtggtcgggtaatgaagagtggcggagtgacacgactgaagtatcatcttagtggattagatccatcaaaaaatgtccaacgatgcgataatgtccccccagaagtgaaggcattcatcagcacattattaaaaaataaaaaacagcagaaggaaaagatgacacaaggaatggaaaatattcgagctgggctacggggagaagtctatggccaagcggttgacagtgatgaggatgacgatgaggacgaatgtgatgatgacatgggacctgaagaacgacgcagtttgaaacaagcattacgtgcctccaaacagtcagcatgggaaagagaacaccttcataaaattcctaataggggacaaggttccgggacaagtggtggtgcacaaatgagacggggaggcagtcttagagaatcacaaccaacaccaccaatagccccaagtttatataagtcatccaacgcacgtcaaaagagtgtttggagttatttcaagggaggtaatgtgaaggagggaatggggcgtctaattagcaagttctttatctatgaaaatgtccctgctgcgaaggcttcatcacatcatttcaaaaatatggtagtgggatgtcaacaggccggtgttggagtacaacctcccactccctatgagataagaaacaaatatttggatatggagtataaagacattggcgagtatgttaacaagttgaggtcaaagtgggaaactaatggttgcacaatcatgtgtgacggatggaccggcccgaccagattatctatcatcaacttcatggtatactccaagggcaAGACAATTTTtctgaagtctgttgatgcttcagaccatataaagaattacaagtatatttacaaattattgagggatgtaatcatggaggtgggagagcataatgttgtccaagtcgtgaccgacaacggttctgcatttgtcaaagctggaaaaaagttaatgaagcatcataatgtgttttggacatcatgtgcagcacattgtattgatcttatgtttgaggcaatggggaagagagagaatgttgctactgtggtcaaaagagctagaacgatcactaattatatttacaatcacggttggttgttggcaaagatgcgtgaattttgcagaggagaaattattcgtccagctaccactcgattcgccaccaactatattgcattaaacagcctactcaagaagaaagcagggttgaagcaactattcaccagtgatgattgggccaaccacaattttagccgctcaaatacaggtcgtttggtggaaagtatagtgcttgatcatgctttttggagtcaaacagaacatgtgtgtcaagtgtttgaacctctttacaaagttttacggatcgttgacacagaagtgtatcctactatgggggctgtatatgagttgatgcgtgtagtgaaggatgaattggaaagaaaacatggtgcaaggtgggtcgtaaaaataattgaagaccgatggtataaaacattataccacgatttgcatgcagcag catattatttgaatccccgataccaatacagacccggtgttggagatgatggtacccttatacgtgctgtacataatgtatactctaaattagaccctgcatcaccagcagttggccaatttggaaatgag ctaacatggtttaaagatgcaagaagaacatttggagaaccaacatcagttgctgctcgaacaaatatgtctccta ctgaatggtggatcatgtatgggaccgatgcaccaactgtgagaaagttagcaataaaagtattatcacaaacagcttcctcatcagcttgtgaaagaaattggagcacatttgcactcatccatacaaagcaaagaaataagttggctcatagtagcttggaaaaattagtttattgctactacaacatgaagcttcaaattcgagataaggaagcagaaatcgatcatgtcgaccgtggtgacccactagatgtgtttgatattgttggtgaagatgatgatacggagggtaaccaactttttcaatggattagacctcttcatttagatgatgatgaaggcaacccagctcccagagttgctgaagaagcacgtaatgaagggataaatgtagaaagagtattagaggaggaggtgggatctagcagcgctgactctgtCGAAGAACTTTTGCACCCAATGCCAagcaacactggaattccacctttttccaatcctacacaaccacaacatcgtgctgatactaatgatagctctagtacaagatcaggagactcacctaccacagGAGGTGGGAATAATGAAGGaaatagtggagctggaggtagtggagctggaggtagtggtggtggatatggaaactattatggaccaccacatcccggatatatgagccccttcactggtgaggcaaacttcacgcatgcaacacaagatgatgaccatggcagtaggcgggcaggaccaggaattggtgccatagggaaggactatactcgcagagaaagaggcaaagggattttgtcaagtcaagaagatgactcgttatctagaacttcagacTCTTTTGGATtaggaagtagtaactatggttatactcataaccaaccatttccctacccttcatatcccattcctgttgggatggaatcgagcgactcatggaatcaatcccagcctcaatcttcaaatgatttttcttatggacaacctcaaccaatctcggatccatatgggtggcatattaacaattacatgcaaaactattttggggatttatcatttgataactactcttcacaatacactcattctacacatagagatgatgaagatagtgacaaatttgaacctcataggaactctatgtggtactaa